A region of Sulfurovum sp. DNA encodes the following proteins:
- a CDS encoding PPC domain-containing protein, giving the protein MKLPGDSNYYKIVIPSAGKLTIYTTGSTDTLGYFLNASGGRIALDDDAGSYSNFNIEERVTAGTYYVKVQHNSSGGTGRYTLVVNFTLQRSDDHGNSMNAATTTRLNGRISGSIEVAGDEDWFKVVMPRTGILMIQTLGQTDTVGYLYNADGSQIAADNNGGSGHNFLIIRSVAAGTYYVRVKHPSSSGIGTYWLDISLESDHGGYVYTATAINPNSTTPGRLQIARDNDYFRIGIPSTGTLVVHTTGPTDTVGYLLNANWDQIALDDNGGSGRNFRISKRVTAGTYYVKVKLHSSAATGPYSLISRFTPTQAGQTQGIDNSTSRGSISRGSSNMGLVGSNRAQHIGR; this is encoded by the coding sequence ATTAAATTACCTGGAGATAGCAATTACTATAAAATCGTAATCCCTAGTGCAGGAAAATTGACTATTTATACAACTGGGTCAACAGATACATTGGGATATTTTTTAAATGCAAGTGGTGGCCGTATTGCATTGGATGATGATGCTGGTTCATATTCTAACTTTAACATTGAAGAGCGTGTAACAGCTGGAACATATTATGTAAAAGTACAACACAATTCTTCTGGGGGAACAGGTCGTTATACACTTGTTGTAAACTTTACACTACAACGTTCTGATGATCATGGCAATAGTATGAATGCAGCAACAACCACAAGGCTGAACGGTAGAATATCAGGAAGCATTGAAGTCGCTGGAGATGAGGATTGGTTTAAAGTTGTAATGCCTCGTACAGGCATATTGATGATCCAGACACTTGGACAAACAGATACAGTTGGATACCTTTACAATGCAGATGGTAGTCAAATTGCAGCAGATAACAATGGTGGTTCAGGTCATAATTTTTTAATCATAAGAAGTGTAGCGGCTGGAACATATTATGTGAGAGTAAAACACCCTTCTTCTTCGGGAATTGGTACGTATTGGTTAGATATAAGCCTTGAATCTGATCATGGCGGTTACGTGTATACAGCAACAGCCATCAACCCAAATAGTACAACACCAGGACGTCTTCAAATAGCCAGGGATAACGATTACTTTAGAATTGGAATCCCTAGTACAGGAACATTGGTTGTTCATACAACTGGACCAACAGATACAGTTGGATACCTTTTAAATGCAAACTGGGATCAAATTGCATTAGATGATAATGGTGGTTCAGGCCGTAACTTTAGAATTTCAAAAAGGGTGACAGCTGGAACGTATTATGTAAAAGTGAAACTCCATTCTTCTGCGGCAACTGGTCCTTATTCACTGATATCTCGTTTTACACCTACCCAAGCAGGTCAAACACAAGGTATAGACAATTCTACATCACGGGGTTCTATATCACGAGGCTCCAGTAATATGGGACTGGTAGGCAGCAACAGGGCACAACATATAGGAAGATAA
- a CDS encoding PPC domain-containing protein, translating into MKHHSSTGIGSYAFVSHFTPNNRPDTISTATPINPNSTTQGNIEVANDKDFFKIHIPSRGTLVVETTGVTDTYGTLLDANGRQIAFNDNAGGLGQNFKISKLITAAGTYYVKVKHSSATRTGSYMLVSHFLPDDHANTRSTATPINPNSTTSGSIETAGDEDWFNYVKRQTCNDSTHSRTWHSITVSKTLAQILQAINA; encoded by the coding sequence GTGAAACACCATAGTTCTACAGGAATTGGTTCTTATGCGTTTGTGTCTCATTTTACACCGAATAATCGTCCCGATACTATAAGTACAGCAACACCCATCAATCCAAACAGCACAACACAGGGGAACATCGAAGTAGCTAATGATAAAGATTTCTTTAAAATCCACATCCCCAGTAGAGGAACATTGGTTGTAGAGACAACAGGTGTAACAGATACATACGGAACTCTTTTAGATGCAAATGGTCGCCAGATTGCATTCAATGATAATGCTGGTGGTTTAGGTCAGAACTTTAAAATCTCAAAGCTCATCACAGCGGCTGGAACCTATTATGTGAAAGTGAAACACAGTAGTGCTACGAGAACTGGTTCTTATATGCTTGTGTCTCATTTTTTGCCTGATGATCATGCCAACACTAGAAGTACAGCAACACCCATCAATCCAAACAGCACAACATCAGGAAGTATTGAAACAGCTGGAGATGAAGATTGGTTTAACTATGTTAAAAGACAAACCTGTAATGATTCAACACACAGCAGAACTTGGCATAGTATCACCGTCTCAAAAACCCTCGCTCAAATTCTTCAAGCAATCAATGCTTAA
- a CDS encoding RICIN domain-containing protein — MKKVIGLLLFFIVTQTYASPVSTRAFGGGCITNVGDYAKKRTCNASSANQLLIYTSNRSLRDPSTNKCLTAQSYSNGSKITYTRCQPNSAEQIFSYLDKTKRFLHIASHKCLDVHGWSILCKSETP, encoded by the coding sequence ATGAAAAAGGTTATAGGATTGTTGCTGTTTTTTATAGTAACACAAACATATGCTTCTCCAGTATCTACACGTGCATTTGGTGGGGGATGCATCACCAACGTTGGGGACTATGCTAAAAAACGAACGTGTAATGCTTCAAGTGCAAATCAGTTATTGATCTATACTTCAAACAGGTCACTAAGAGACCCTTCAACCAATAAGTGTTTAACTGCCCAATCATATAGTAATGGATCAAAAATAACATATACTCGGTGTCAACCAAATAGTGCAGAACAAATATTCTCTTATCTTGATAAAACAAAACGGTTTTTACATATTGCTTCTCATAAATGTTTAGATGTTCATGGCTGGAGTATATTATGTAAGAGTGAAACACCATAG